From a single Streptomyces liliifuscus genomic region:
- a CDS encoding heavy metal translocating P-type ATPase: MTSTTAATPIGGTAEIELTIGGMTCASCAARVEKKLNRMDGVTATVNYATEKAKVSYAQGVLVTDLIATVVKTGYTAEEPPPPRIEPPEADAEPAVERDPELSSLRERLTVSVLLSVPVVLLSMLPALQFDNWQWLALTLAAPVVVWGGLPFHRAAFTNARHGAATMDTLISIGTLAAFGWSLWALFLGDAGMEGMRDEGFSLTVSRTEGSSAIYLEVAAGVVALILLGRYLEARSKRRAGAALRALMELGSKDVSVVRNGREVRVPVTALAVGDRFVVRPGEKVATDGTVVEGSSAVDASMLTGESVPVDVTVGSAVTGATVNAGGRLVVEATRVGADTQLARMARLVEDAQNGKAQVQRLADRVSGVFVPVVLLIAVGTFGGWLGVTGDTAAAFTAAVAVLIIACPCALGLATPTALMVGTGRGAQLGILIKGPEVLESTRRVDTVVLDKTGTVTTGRMTLQEVYAADGTDEERVLRLAGALEHASEHPVARAVAEGAQTRTGPLAAVGGFENVAGLGVRGTVEGHEVLVGRARLLEEAGIALPDGLVAFKTRAEEDGRTAVAVAWDGAARGVVTVADAVKETSAEAVRALRALGLRPVLLTGDNRTVAESVARAVGIDAADVIAEVLPRDKVNVIERLRGEGRTVAMVGDGVNDAAALATADLGLAMGTGTDAAIEASDLTLVRGDLRVAADAIRLSRKTLSTIRGNLVWAFGYNVAALPLAAAGLLNPMIAGAAMAFSSVFVVTNSLRLRAFS, translated from the coding sequence ATGACCAGCACCACCGCAGCGACCCCGATAGGCGGGACCGCGGAGATCGAGCTGACGATCGGCGGGATGACCTGCGCCTCCTGCGCGGCCCGCGTCGAGAAGAAGCTCAACCGCATGGACGGGGTCACCGCCACGGTCAACTACGCGACGGAGAAGGCGAAGGTCTCGTACGCGCAGGGGGTGCTGGTCACCGATCTGATCGCCACGGTGGTGAAGACGGGGTACACGGCCGAGGAGCCTCCCCCGCCGAGGATCGAGCCGCCGGAGGCCGACGCCGAACCAGCGGTCGAGCGGGACCCCGAGCTGTCCTCCCTCCGCGAGCGTCTCACCGTCTCCGTCCTCCTCTCCGTCCCCGTCGTCCTGCTGTCGATGCTCCCGGCGCTGCAGTTCGACAACTGGCAGTGGCTGGCGCTCACCCTCGCCGCGCCCGTCGTCGTGTGGGGCGGACTGCCGTTCCACCGGGCGGCGTTCACGAACGCCCGGCACGGCGCGGCCACCATGGACACCCTCATCTCGATCGGCACGCTGGCCGCGTTCGGCTGGTCCCTGTGGGCGCTGTTCCTCGGCGACGCGGGGATGGAGGGCATGCGGGACGAGGGTTTCTCGCTCACCGTCTCCCGTACGGAGGGCTCGTCGGCCATCTATCTCGAGGTCGCCGCCGGTGTGGTCGCCCTCATCCTCCTCGGCCGCTATCTGGAGGCCCGCTCCAAGCGCCGCGCGGGTGCCGCCCTGCGGGCCCTCATGGAGCTGGGCTCGAAGGACGTCTCGGTCGTACGGAACGGCCGTGAGGTCCGCGTCCCGGTGACCGCTCTGGCCGTGGGCGACCGTTTCGTCGTACGGCCCGGGGAGAAGGTCGCCACGGACGGCACGGTCGTCGAGGGTTCCTCGGCGGTCGACGCGTCCATGCTGACCGGCGAGTCGGTGCCGGTGGACGTGACGGTGGGCTCGGCCGTCACGGGCGCGACCGTGAACGCGGGCGGGCGGCTCGTCGTCGAGGCGACCCGGGTCGGCGCGGACACCCAGCTCGCGCGGATGGCACGGCTCGTGGAGGACGCGCAGAACGGCAAGGCCCAGGTGCAGCGCCTCGCCGACCGGGTCTCCGGCGTCTTCGTACCCGTCGTGCTGCTGATCGCGGTCGGCACGTTCGGGGGCTGGCTCGGGGTCACCGGTGACACGGCCGCCGCGTTCACGGCGGCCGTCGCCGTGCTGATCATCGCCTGCCCGTGCGCGCTGGGCCTCGCCACCCCGACCGCCCTCATGGTCGGCACGGGCCGCGGCGCCCAGCTCGGCATCCTCATCAAGGGCCCCGAGGTCCTGGAGTCCACCCGCCGCGTCGACACGGTCGTCCTGGACAAGACCGGCACGGTCACCACCGGCCGCATGACCCTCCAGGAGGTGTACGCGGCCGACGGCACCGACGAGGAGCGCGTACTGCGGCTCGCGGGGGCCCTGGAGCACGCCTCCGAGCATCCGGTGGCCCGGGCGGTCGCCGAGGGCGCACAGACCCGTACAGGCCCCCTGGCGGCCGTGGGCGGCTTCGAGAACGTGGCCGGGCTCGGTGTGCGCGGCACGGTCGAGGGCCACGAGGTCCTCGTCGGGCGGGCCCGCCTCCTCGAAGAGGCCGGGATCGCGCTGCCGGACGGACTGGTCGCGTTCAAGACTCGGGCCGAGGAGGACGGGCGCACCGCGGTGGCCGTCGCCTGGGACGGCGCGGCACGCGGTGTCGTCACCGTCGCCGACGCGGTCAAGGAGACCAGCGCGGAGGCGGTACGCGCCCTGCGCGCCCTGGGGCTGCGGCCGGTGCTGCTGACCGGGGACAACCGGACCGTCGCCGAGTCCGTGGCCCGCGCGGTCGGCATCGACGCCGCCGACGTCATCGCCGAGGTGCTGCCGCGGGACAAGGTCAACGTGATCGAGCGGCTGCGCGGCGAGGGGCGGACCGTGGCGATGGTCGGCGACGGCGTCAACGACGCGGCCGCGCTCGCCACCGCCGACCTGGGCCTCGCCATGGGCACCGGGACGGACGCGGCGATCGAGGCGAGCGACCTGACACTCGTACGGGGGGATCTGCGGGTGGCCGCGGACGCCATCCGGCTGTCGCGGAAGACGCTCTCCACGATCAGGGGAAACCTCGTCTGGGCCTTCGGTTACAACGTGGCGGCGCTGCCGCTCGCGGCGGCCGGACTGCTGAACCCGATGATCGCGGGCGCGGCCATGGCCTTCTCCTCGGTGTTCGTGGTGACGAACAGCCTGCGGCTCAGGGCATTTTCATGA
- a CDS encoding heavy-metal-associated domain-containing protein, with protein sequence MTAQTDTPGSLTTVYQVSGMSCGHCEGSVSSEISEIAGVTSVKAVASTGEVTVVSAAPLDEEAVRAAVDEAGFELVAKA encoded by the coding sequence ATGACCGCCCAGACCGACACCCCGGGCTCCCTCACCACCGTCTACCAGGTGAGCGGGATGAGCTGCGGACACTGCGAAGGCTCGGTGTCGAGCGAGATCTCCGAGATCGCCGGTGTCACCTCGGTGAAGGCCGTCGCCTCCACCGGCGAGGTGACCGTGGTCTCCGCCGCCCCGCTCGACGAGGAGGCCGTGCGCGCCGCCGTCGACGAGGCCGGCTTCGAGCTCGTCGCCAAGGCCTGA
- a CDS encoding PrsW family intramembrane metalloprotease gives MTQPPPPGTPRARIPGPQQPPPSCPRPRTGLWRRCLWGGLALWALSGLVTYATGNTTLLPTLILLGSFLAPVVFVLWAYEHHGRDLGVNVILGCFLTGGVLGVLGASVMEYYLLRPSLWMFLGVGLIEEAVKAAALMFALRRQTRIRGVRAGLVLGASVGFGFAALESAGYAFNAAVSTEGIDLRALLETEILRGVLAPFGHGLWTAITGAVLLAHRRPTGHFAFTAPVVGTYVGVALLHALWDSTHGIALWLVARLTDAGLNTTLFGPGYLPAVTDQQKHLFTLFSVGGMVAVSLMGIAWVRALTRRDPSWRNTP, from the coding sequence GTGACCCAGCCCCCGCCGCCCGGCACACCCCGAGCGCGCATCCCCGGCCCTCAGCAGCCCCCTCCCTCCTGTCCACGGCCCCGCACCGGACTGTGGCGGCGGTGTCTGTGGGGCGGGCTCGCGCTCTGGGCGCTCAGCGGGCTCGTCACGTACGCGACCGGGAACACCACCCTGCTGCCGACGCTGATCCTGCTCGGCAGCTTCCTCGCCCCGGTCGTCTTCGTGCTGTGGGCGTACGAGCACCACGGCCGCGACCTGGGCGTGAACGTGATCCTCGGCTGTTTCCTGACCGGTGGCGTACTGGGCGTGCTCGGCGCCTCGGTGATGGAGTACTACCTGCTCCGGCCGTCGCTGTGGATGTTCCTCGGGGTCGGGCTCATCGAGGAGGCGGTGAAGGCGGCCGCGCTGATGTTCGCGCTGCGCCGGCAGACCCGTATCCGCGGAGTGCGCGCCGGACTCGTGCTCGGGGCGTCGGTCGGTTTCGGGTTCGCGGCGCTGGAGAGCGCGGGGTACGCGTTCAACGCGGCCGTCTCGACCGAGGGCATCGATCTGCGGGCGCTGCTGGAGACCGAGATCCTGCGTGGCGTGCTCGCCCCCTTCGGGCACGGGCTGTGGACGGCGATCACGGGCGCGGTCCTGCTCGCCCACCGCCGCCCGACCGGGCACTTCGCGTTCACCGCCCCGGTCGTCGGCACGTACGTGGGCGTCGCGCTTCTGCACGCCCTGTGGGACTCGACACACGGCATCGCGCTCTGGCTGGTGGCGCGGCTGACGGATGCGGGGCTGAACACGACACTCTTCGGGCCGGGTTACCTGCCGGCCGTGACGGACCAGCAGAAACATCTCTTCACGCTGTTCTCGGTCGGTGGCATGGTCGCCGTGTCGTTGATGGGCATCGCCTGGGTGCGTGCGCTGACACGTCGCGACCCCTCTTGGCGAAATACCCCCTAG